Proteins encoded in a region of the Benincasa hispida cultivar B227 chromosome 2, ASM972705v1, whole genome shotgun sequence genome:
- the LOC120072237 gene encoding annexin D8: protein MATLIAPKYFSPVEDAENIKKACLGLGTDEKAIISILGHRNATQRKLIRLAYEEIYNEDLIHQLNSELSGDFERAICHWTLDPADRDAVLANNALKASTPDYRVIIEIACVRSAEDLLAVKRAYRFRFKHSLEEDVAFCTTGDIRKLLVAVVSAYRYEGNEIDESIAELEANIVHNEIKGKAFKNEDIIRILSTRSKPQLNAIFNRYRDIHATSITKGLIGHPTDEYLAALRTVIRCIRDPKKYYAKVLRNTMNTVGIDGDALSRVIVTRAEKDLKEIMELYLKRNNTSLEEAVSREIGGDYKAFLLALLGSDEHLNLMD from the exons ATGGCCACTTTAATTGCTCCCAAGTATTTCTCTCCTGTTGAAGATGCAGAAAATATCAAGAAGGCTTGTCTAg GTTTGGGGACAGATGAGAAGGCCATAATATCCATTTTAGGCCACAGAAATGCAACTCAAAGGAAGCTTATAAGGTTGGCTTATGAAGAAATCTACAATGAGGATCTCATTCACCAACTCAACTCTGAACTTTCTGGGGACTTTGag AGAGCTATATGCCACTGGACACTTGATCCGGCTGATCGAGACGCCGTTTTAGCAAACAATGCATTGAAAGCATCGACACCCGATTACCGTGTTATCATCGAAATAGCATGTGTTCGGTCTGCTGAAGATCTTTTAGCAGTAAAACGAGCTTATCGGTTTCGATTCAAACATTCTCTCGAAGAAGATGTAGCCTTTTGCACAACAGGAGATATCAGAAAA CTTCTTGTGGCAGTGGTGAGTGCTTATAGATATGAAGGCAATGAGATTGATGAAAGTATTGCAGAATTAGAAGCAAACATTGTTCATAATGAAATCAAAGGCAAAGCTTTTAAGAATGAAGATATTATTAGAATTCTTAGCACAAGAAGTAAGCCACAGCTTAATGCAATTTTCAATCGCTATAGAGATATCCATGCCACATCCATCACCAAG GGTTTGATAGGTCACCCAACTGACGAATATCTTGCTGCATTAAGAACTGTTATAAGATGCATTAGAGATCCAAAAAAGTATTATGCAAAG GTTTTGCGAAACACGATGAACACGGTCGGGATCGACGGAGATGCTCTTAGTAGAGTGATAGTGACAAGAGCAGAAAAAGATTTGAAGGAGATTATGGAACTGTATTTGAAGAGAAACAATACATCTCTTGAGGAAGCTGTGAGTAGAGAAATAGGAGGAGACTACAAAGCCTTTCTTCTAGCACTCTTGGGCAGTGATGAACATTTGAACCTTATGGATTAA